From the Lolium rigidum isolate FL_2022 chromosome 2, APGP_CSIRO_Lrig_0.1, whole genome shotgun sequence genome, one window contains:
- the LOC124688237 gene encoding ribosomal RNA-processing protein 7 homolog translates to MGKSKDKKAPREAKVDRKLALGLGVKRKQLKKKKDRALDGAAESDVAAGHGIVKDKELVGSKKTLLMKQKKKTKHVKVTKRLTKADNLVSVVEDEATPKLKKKSKRQLKERNSPVEAECPLERNDADTLRLKKKNKKVKEGKSSVEPDTLKLKKKKKKVKEGKSSVEPNDEDDILHDENPDEESLSADVNQLADESEVMGIGEPEKAKKRKKNKKKKVKQSGEVNTTDMQVSIREDNLERHVEVDAADVVEVDTADVDEIASVDDDCSRGMKKWILEYRQKRPGLKVLQQQIDEFITAHEEQQEQEKKEREAAAAEDGWTVVVHHKGRKKTTDAETGTAVGSVSLVAMQEKMAQKKPMEVGPNFYRHQKREAHMTELAMLQSKFEQDKKRIQQLRAQRKFKPY, encoded by the exons ATGGGAAAATCCAAAG ACAAGAAGGCGCCGCGGGAGGCGAAGGTTGATAGGAAGCTGGCGCTTGGGCTTGGAGTGAAGAGGAAGcagctgaagaagaagaaggacagaGCTTTGGATGGTGCCGCTGAGAGCGATGTCGCTGCCGGACATGGTATCGTGAAAG ATAAAGAATTGGTAGGCAGCAAGAAAACTTTATTGATGAAGCAAAAGAAGAAAACTAAGCATGTCAAAGTAACAAAACGTCTTACCAAGGCCGATAATTTGGTGTCTGTCGTTGAGGATGAGGCAACGCCTAAGCTGAAGAAGAAGAGCAAAAGGCAACTAAAGGAAAGGAACAGTCCTGTTGAGGCAGAATGTCCGTTGGAACGTAATGATGCTGACACACTTAGGCTGAAGAAGAAAAATAAGAAGGTGAAGGAAGGGAAGAGCTCTGTTGAGCCTGACACACTTaagctgaagaagaagaaaaagaaggtgAAGGAAGGGAAGAGCTCTGTGGAGCCCAATGATGAAGATGATATCCTGCATGATGAAAATCCAGATGAAGAATCTCTAAGCG CTGATGTCAACCAACTTGCTGATGAGAGTGAAGTTATGGGTATTGGGGAAccagaaaaggcaaagaaacgaaagaaaaataagaaaa AAAAAGTGAAGCAATCTGGGGAAGTCAACACAACAGATATGCAGGTATCAATTAGAGAGGACAATTTGGAGAGGCATGTTGAAGTTGATGCTGCAGATGTTGTTGAAGTTGATACTGCAGATGTTGATGAAATTGCATCAGTCGATGACGACTGTTCTAGAGGAATGAAAA AATGGATCTTGGAGTACAGGCAGAAGCGGCCAGGCTTGAAAGTTTTGCAGCAACAAATAGATGAGTTTATAACTGCGCATGAAGAACAACAAGAGCAG GAGAAGAAGGAACGAGAGGCAGCAGCTGCAGAAGATGGGTGGACAGTTGTAGTGCATCATAAGGGTAGGAAAAAGACTACAGATGCTGAAACTGGAACAGCGGTTGGCTCTGTATCTCTGGTTGCAATGCAAGAGAAAATGGCTCAAAAGAAACCTATGGAAGTTGGTCCGAACTTCTATAGACATCAGAAACGGGAAGCTCATATGACCG AACTGGCGATGCTGCAGAGCAAGTTTGAGCAGGACAAGAAGAGGATACAGCAGCTACGGGCGCAAAGGAAGTTCAAGCCTTACTGA
- the LOC124688238 gene encoding H/ACA ribonucleoprotein complex subunit 2-like protein gives MGSDTETEKKKKMALALAPIAQPLAKDKLSKRTLKLVRRASEAKCLKRGVKEVAKSIRRGNKGLCVIAGNISPIDVITHLPILCEEANVPYIYVNSKEELATAGTTKRPTCCVLVMTKPAKGEISEGVKEKLQTEYNKVVTEVAQVTSEMF, from the exons atgggcaGCGACACGGagacggagaagaagaagaagatggcgCTGGCGCTGGCGCCCATCGCGCAGCCCCTCGCCAAGGACAAGCTCTCCAAGCGGACCCTCAAGCTCGTTCGCCGAG CCTCGGAGGCCAAGTGCCTGAAGCGCGGGGTCAAGGAGGTGGCCAAGAGCATCCGTCGCGGGAACAAAGG GTTGTGCGTAATTGCTGGAAACATCTCTCCTATCGACGTGATTACTCATCTTCCCATACTTTGTGAGGAAGCTAATGTCCCATACATATATGTGAACTCAAAAGAG GAGCTTGCTACTGCTGGGACTACTAAGAGGCCAACTTGCTGCGTCTTGGTCATGACCAAGCCAGCCAAGGGGGAGATCAGTGAAGGGGTGAAGGAGAAACTGCAAACGGAATACAACAAAGTTGTAACTGAAGTTGCTCAGGTTACATCTGAAATGTTCTGA